Proteins encoded within one genomic window of Anastrepha ludens isolate Willacy chromosome 4, idAnaLude1.1, whole genome shotgun sequence:
- the LOC128859865 gene encoding uncharacterized protein LOC128859865 produces MFDRRNGDRAGAGIGGMGGMGGNAGGGGYRDQQRGGPMRGNGLARPRPAPYGRGGIGGNGAPFRGGPPRGGNNDRRMDGSNNTGTPGERLPIIIWSEIKLTPFQKNFYQPSSTVVERSKTDVDGFLSSNEVTLKGDSIPSPNIEFSEPGFPEHVLAEIKKMGFSKPTAIQAQGWPIALSGRDMVGVAQTGSGKTLAYVLPAVVHISHQARLERGDGPIALILAPTRELAQQIQQVANDFGSKTHVRNTCIFGGAPKQPQARDLERGVEIVIATPGRLLDFLERGVTNLRRCTYLVLDEADRMLDMGFEPQIRRIIKQIRPDRQVLMWSATWPKEVRNLAEEFLDNYIQINIGSLTLSANHNILQIVDVCEENEKDNKLIKLLSEISAESETKTIIFVETKKRVDEITRIIGRSGWRVCAIHGDKSQQERDFVLSSFRNGRHSILVATDVAARGLDVDDVKFVINYDYPSNSEDYVHRIGRTGRSNNTGTAYTLFTTSNANKANDLIQVLREANQVINPRLVEMASSSGYNHKRNSRGGYQNRGGGMGYGNRGNRGYGNNIGGAIGAQSYQQRPQQTANVGGQMYQRPSGPPSRFSAAPPPTGYERNQHSVGSKPYAEGGDKRPRFNPQQQPPQQPSAYQQQPPRMSYGGTNAHHQPPPNHRAAPQAGASSASAMYTHAPPSHHHSAGAHYAVPSGFGAASGNMFAYPPPPLPVQN; encoded by the exons gTTCGATAGACGTAACGGTGATCGCGCAGGAGCTGGAATTGGTGGAATGGGCGGTATGGGTGGCAACGCTGGGGGCGGTGGCTATCGGGATCAGCAACGTGGCGGTCCGATGCGCGGCAATGGCCTTGCACGCCCTCGTCCTGCACCATACGGGCGTGGAGGGATCGGTGGCAACGGCGCTCCGTTTCGAGGTGGACCACCTCGTGGCGGCAACAATGATCGTCGAATGGATGGCAGCAACAACACTGGTACACCCGGGGAACGTTTGCCTATTATAATTTGGtctgaaataaaattaacaccgttccaaaaaaatttctatcaacCAAGCTCCACCGTTGTTGAGCGCTCAAAAACCGATGTAGATGGATTTCTCTCATCTAATGAGGTTACATTGAAAGGCGATAGTATTCCATCACCTAATATTGAATTTAGTGAACCTGGTTTCCCAGAACATGTTTTAGCAGAGATTAAGAAGATGGGATTTTCCAAGCCAACTGCTATACAAGCGCAGGGTTGGCCGATCGCTCTAAGTGGACGGGACATGGTTGGTGTGGCACAGACCGGCTCGGGTAAGACGCTCGCTTATGTGCTACCCGCTGTAGTACACATCAGTCATCAGGCTCGCTTAGAACGTGGTGATGGGCCAATTGCTTTGATTTTGGCACCGACACGTGAACTGGCTCAACAAATACAACAAGTTGCAAACGATTTCGGTTCAAAGACTCATGTGCGCAACACTTGCATATTCGGTGGAGCACCGAAACAACCACAGGCACGTGATTTGGAACGAGGTGTTGAAATTGTGATTGCCACGCCTGGACGTCTACTCGATTTTCTAGAGAGGGGTGTGACTAATTTGCGCCGTTGTACCTATTTAGTATTGGATGAGGCTGATCGCATGCTTGATATGGGTTTCGAGCCACAAATACGGCGCATAATAAAACAGATTCGCCCAGACCGTCAAGTGCTGATGTGGTCCGCCACTTGGCCAAAGGAAGTGCGCAATCTTGCTGAGGAATTTCTTGAtaattatatacaaattaacATTGGATCTCTAACGCTTTCAGCCAATCATAATATACTTCAAATAGTAGATGTGTGCGAAGAGAATGAAAAAGATAATAAGCTTATAAAGCTTTTGTCAGAAATTTCTGCCGAATCTGAAACTAAGACGATCATCTTCGTAGAAACAAAGAAGCGTGTTGATGAAATAACTCGTATTATTGGCCGTAGTGGGTGGCGGGTATGTGCCATTCATGGCGACAAGTCGCAGCAAGAGCGAGATTTTGTATTGTCCTCATTCCGTAATGGACGACACTCGATTTTGGTGGCGACCGATGTTGCGGCGAGGGGTCTAG atgtTGACGATGTTAAATTCGTAATTAATTACGATTATCCTTCGAATTCGGAGGACTACGTTCATCGCATTGGGCGTACAGGACGCTCGAACAATACGGGAACGGCATACACCTTATTCACCACATCAAATGCCAACAAAGCTAATGACTTGATACAAGTTCTGCGCGAAGCAAATCAG GTCATCAATCCGCGACTTGTTGAAATGGCATCATCTTCGGGCTACAATCATAAGCGAAACTCCCGTGGTGGCTATCAAAATCGTGGTGGCGGCATGGGTTATGGCAATCGCGGTAATCGTGGTTATGGTAACAATATTGGTGGAGCCATTGGCGCTCAGTCATATCAACAGCGTCCACAACAAACTGCAAATGTGGGAGGTCAAATGTATCAACGTCCGAGCGGACCTCCGTCTCGGTTTTCAGCTGCTCCTCCTCCAACTGGCTACGAACGCAACCAGCACTCCGTTGGTAGCAAACCCTACGCCGAGGGTGGTGACAAACGCCCGCGTTTCAATCCACAACAACAGCCGCCACAGCAGCCTTCAGCTTATCAACAACAACCCCCACGCATGTCATATGGCGGAACTAATGCACATCATCAACCGCCACCAAATCACCGCGCGGCACC